The genomic stretch AGCGCCGTGGCATTGCTCAGGTCAGCGAGTTGTCCGCAGCAAAGGTCGAGGTCAAGGCTGACACACTGGCCGACCAGGGCACAGCCTGGCGGGCCAATGCCGGCTCGCTGAAAATCGAAGCGCAGCAGCACCAGGTGAGCGCCGCCGAAAATACCCAGGAAACCACCGTTCAACGCCTGGCCTATGGTGGCGACGCGCGCCTGGACACCAGCACCGGCGAGGACTTGAATGTACGCGCCGCCGGCAAAGGAGGGTCGCTGGATAAAAAGGATATTGCCAGTACCGCCGTACCCGGCAGCCTTTACGGGCAACAGGGTATCCAGGTACAGCTGGGCAGCGATGGCCGCTACGAAGGGGCCCGCATCGATGGCGGTGAAGGCAGCGTGGTCATGCACAGTGCCGGGTCGCTGGCCTTACCCCAGGCGACCGACCAGGCCGAACAACAGTCACGCCAGCTCGATGGCAATGCCTGGGCCAAAGTCGGCAACCGCCCGGGCAGCACCGGTGTCGATGGCCGGGGGTATCTGGACCATGGCCAAAAGCTGAGCACGCAGGGCAAGGCACAAGTGGCACAAATCGACGCCAAGGGCGAGATAACGCTGACCAGCACAGGCGACCTGTTGCTCGAAGGCACGCGCATTGGTAGCCGCGAGGCCAAGGCCGCCGACATACAGGTGCAAAGTGGCGGCCAGTTGCAGGTCAAGGCGGCCAGCAATACCCAGCAAGCCGCAGGCAGCAACCTGGGTGGAGGCATGGAGCTGGCGGCCAAGGCGGGCCAGACCAAGGGGGGAGCCATCGGCGGCCACTTCAGCCACGGCAAGCAAGACGAACAAGCACGGCAGGCGGTCGATGCCCAGTTTGCCAGCAACGGCACACTGACCCTGAGCAGCAGCGCCCGCGAGGACATCGCCCTGCACCTGCAAGGCCTGCAGGCCTCGGCCGAACAGATAACCCTCGACGCCTCGAATGGCGGCATGCTGGTTGAAGCCTCTTCCAGTCAGGAGCGACGCGACGACCTCGACATCTCGGCCGGCGCCGGTTTCAACATGGCCAAGGGCGCGCTGGACACCCGCGGCTTGCATGGCCGGCTCAAGGTTGAGCTCGACAAGCGCGACAACCTCACCTGGAATACCAGTGACCTGCGCGCCGAGCGCATCAACCTGCAAAGCCGTGGCGATACCCGCATCGAGAGTGCCACCCTGGATGCAGGGCATATTGGCGGCACAATCGACGGTGACCTGCGCATCGCCAGCCTCAAGGACAGCGTCGACACCCTGAGCGTGAAGGGCGATGTCAGGCTGAGCCAGGAGAAAAACCCGCAGGGCTATGTCAACGCGGCCAAATCGGTGGCTGGCCCGCTGGGAGGCAAGGTCGAGAAAACGGCCGGTTCGGCCCTGAGCAAGGCAGACCCAGGGTTCTCGCCAACCGTCAGCCTCGACGTGTCGCATGCACAGCGCGACAACGTGACGCGTCAGACCACGCTGAAAAGCAGCGACGGCATCGACCTGCAGGTCGGTGGCAACGCTCATCTGGTGGGGGCACGCTTGCAGTCGGCCAAGGGTGACGTGAGGCTCGACGCCAACTCGGTCACCCAGGAAACGCTGAGCGGTAATGACTATCGCCGTGATCTGTCGCTGGATGCGTCGAACTCACCGGTGGACCTGGGCACGGCAATCGCCGAGATAGCCAAAAGCAAAATGGCGGCGGATGGCGAAAATGCGCTGGACCTGGGCGTGTTGAGGACCAGTGGGCATAGTCGCAGCGAGCAATGGGTTTCGAGCATGCAAGGGAAGAAGCACTAAGACGCCATCGCGGCCCAGGCCATTTGGGGATATCAGAAGTCTTGTGCCCTGCTGCTGACACCCAGGCCGCGAGTCTCCCGCTTCCACAGCGATTACCACAGCCCCTGGGCTTGTGAATTCTCTGCGGGAGCGGGCTTGCCCGCGAAGAGGCCGGCACAGGTCAAGCCAGCCTGTGCAGCCCCCGCCACCGATCCAGCCCAAGCAACACCAGCCCTATCCCCCAGAAACCCGCCAGCACCCCGAGCGCATTGAGCATCACCTGCCCATACCCCAGGCTCGCCACATCGATAAACGGATAGGCATACACGCCAATCTCGCTCCCCCGCCACAGCGCATAACCAAAGTAGACCGCCGGGTACAGCGCCCACACCAGCAAATGCCATAGCCGCAAACTGCCCTTGGGCACCTCGCACCACCAATACAAGGCATACAGCACCGGCATTACGTCGTGCAGCAACTCGTCCGCCAGCCATTGCCAACCCTGTGGTTGCCACAAATGACGCAGCAGCACGCTGTAGGCCAGCGCCACCAGTACGATACTGGCGGCCACAGCAGTGCTGACTGAAGGCGACAGGAAAAAGCGTTTGCCACGACCTTCCCGACCGAACGCGGCATAGCTGAGCACCGTCGCCACCAGGGTATTGGTCAGCACGGTGAAGTAGCCGAACACATTGATCAGGCCGCCAATCAGGCTGGCCTGTTCCTGCCAACGCGCCAGCAGCACCAGGTTCACCTGCACGGCAAGGCCGAACCAGCCCAGCACAGCCATACCGGTCAGCCAAGGGCGACGCGACATGTCAGGCCTGGCGCTGCAGCTTCACGTACAACTGTTCGACCTTTTCCCGCGCCCATGGTGTTTTGCGCAGGAACGTCAGGCTCGACTTGATGGTCGGGTTGCTCTTGAAGCAGCGCACATCGATACGCTCGGCCAGGCCAGGCCATTGGTAATGCGCCACCAGCTCGGTGAGGATCTGTTCAAGGGTCTTGCCGTGCAGCGCGTTGTGTTGGGCCGTGCTCATGCTGTGCTCCGTAGGAAAGATGCGCACCTTACACGAGTGTAGTGGTGGGAGGGATCAGTCGAGTCGACAGAAAAATCGCTGGTCAGAGACAAAACCTCTGTGATGAAATAGTTATGTTATGTTGTAACACTAAAAAGCATCTGCCAAGGAACGCCCCATCCCCATGCTGTACACACCGCTTCGCCTCTCCCCCCTTGCCGTCGCACTCTGGCTGGCTGCATCCCCCAGCCAGGCCGTAGAGCTCGAACCACAGGTCATCACCGCCAACCCGTTGGGTAACCGCCAACTGGCCGCCCCCAGCACCGTGCTCGAAGGCGAGAACCTGCTGCAACAACAGCACGGCAGCCTGGGTGAAACCCTGAACAAGCAGCCCGGCGTCGCTTCTACCTGGTTTGGCCCTGGCGCCAGCCGCCCGGTGATCCGCGGCCTGGATGGCGACCGTATCCGCATCCTGCGCAATGGCGTCGGCGCCCTGGATGCCTCGTCGCTGTCCTATGACCACGCCGTGCCCCTGGACCCGGTAACGGTCGATCGCGTCGAAATCGTCCGTGGCCCGGCCGCCTTGCTGTATGGCGGTAACGCCATCGGCGGCGTGGTCAACACCTTCGACAACCGCATCCCGGACTCGCCCATCGAGGGCATCCACGGTGCCGGTGAACTGCGTTACGGCGGCGCCGACACCACCCGCAGCAGTGCCGGCAAGCTGGAGGCCGGTAACGGTGCCTTCGCCCTGCACCTGGATGCCAACAGCCGCCAGTTCAACGATCTGCGCATCCCTGGCTACGCCCGCAGCGCCAAAGTGCGCGATGCCGACGAGCCCGGCAGCAAACACCGCCTGGAAAACAGCGACGGTCGCCAGGACGGCGGCGCAATCGGTGGTGCCTACCACTGGGACCACGGCTACGCCGGCCTCTCGTACAGCGGCTACGACAGCAACTATGGCTCGGTGGCCGAGTCCGGCGTGCGCCTGGACATGAAACAGGACCACTACGCCTTCGCCTCCGAATTGCGCGACCTCGACGGCCCGTTCAGCTCAGTCAAGGTAGATGCCGGTTACACCGACTACGAGCACAAAGAAATCGAAGAAGGCGAAGTCCATACCACCTTCAAGAACAAAGGCTACGAAGCGCGTATTGAAGCCCGCCACCAACCACTCGGACCAGTGGAAGGGATCATTGGGGCACAAGTCAGCCGTAACGAGTTCTCGGCCCTCGGCGAGGAAGCCTTCGTCCCGCATACTGATACCGACAGCGTGGCACTGTTCATGCTCGAGCAGTGGCAAGCCAGCGAGCGCCTGAACCTGAGCCTGGGTGCGCGCATGGAGCACACCCGCGTAGATCCTGACGCCAAGGGCAACGAGAACTTCGTCGACGCAGACAGCGCCAGCAGCTTCAACGCCTTCAGCCTGTCTTCAGGCGCGGTGTACCAGCTCGACCCCATCTGGTCGCTGGCGGCCAACCTCGGCTACACCGAGCGTGCCCCGACCTTTTACGAGCTGTACGCCAATGGCGCGCACGTGGCCACCGGCGCCTTTGAAGTCGGCGACGCCAGTTTGAACAAGGAAAAGGCCATTTCCGCCGACCTGGCGCTACGCTTCGACAATGGCACCCATAAAGGCAGTGTCGGGGTGTTCTACAACCACTTCCGCAACTACATCGGCCTGATCGGTACCGGCAACACCCGCGAGGGCGGGCATGACCATGACGAGGATGACCACGATCACGATCATGATCATGAGGGCTTCCCGGAATACCAGTACCAAGGCGTGCGAGCGCGCTTCTATGGCATCGAGGCCCAGGACCGCTGGCAACTGGCCGAAAACCGTTACGGCAGCTTCGCACTGGAGTTGTCCGGTGACTATACCCGGGCCAAGAACCTCGACAGTGGCGAGCCACTGCCCCGTATCGCGCCGCTGCGCCTGAACAGCGGCCTGGTCTGGGAGCTGGACCGCTGGCAGGCGCGAGTAGATGTGCAACATGCAGCATCGCAGCACCGCAAACCCGCCAACGAAACCAGTACCGATGGCTACACCACGCTGGGGGCCAGCGTTGGCTACCGCTTCGACGTTGGCCAGAGCCAGTGGCTGGCGTTTGTGCGCGGCGAAAACCTGACCGACCAGACCGTGCGCTATGCCAGTTCGATCCTGCGCGATATCGCGCCGGCGCCGGGGCGCAGTGTGGAAGTGGGGTTGCGTACGACCTTCTGAACCAGACGCGACGAAGATGGGTGTGGGAGATTCTATGGTTCCTGGCGATTGCATCAGGGTTGCCAAGTGCTCGTCACAGCATCTTCAGCGCCTGTGAGATCGAGCGCCGCCCGCGCGGCGCGCATCGCGAGCTGGCGCTCGCTCCTACGTTTGTTTCGGGCCAATCATTCCTGCGGGATATGCACGCGAACGCTTTGGCGCATGGCTCGATATCGCGTCGTACGAACAAGGCGGTCGCGCGCGCCTGGCACAGGCGTTACTGGCCCGAAACAAACGTAGGAGCGAGCGCCAGCTCGCGATGCGCGCCGCGCGGGCGGCGCTCGATCCCCCAGGCGCTGCAAATCTTGTGGCCAACACCTGTCAGCCCTTATGCGATCTCTGTGCCGGGTTCACCGGCTGCCCACTCCCCTACCGACCTCGACTGTTGCCCGTTCAGCAACAATCATCTGCGACAATTTGTCTTTTTTTCTTACAGCTTCCCCTATATCCTCCCCGCCGCAAGCTGAAACGCTTCATCGAACACTCTTGTCGCCATATCCATTGAGGGGCCCGCCCTTCGATGCGCTTGCCGTTTTTTCAATAATCAAAAGATAGCGCTATCTCATGCTCCAACTGCCTAAAACCTGTTACATCGGCCTCGCCCTCAGTGCCTTGGCAACCCCCGCCAGCGCCAGCGAAATGTTCGCCAGCGACTCTCCGTGGATGCTCGGCGACTGGGATGGAACCCGCAGCGAACTGCTGGAAAAAGGCTACGACTTCACCCTTGGTTACACCGGCGAGATGGGCAGCAACCTGCACGGCGGCTACGACCACGACCGCACCGCGCGCTACAGTGACCAGTTCACCTTTGGCAGCCACCTGGACCTGGACAAGATCCTCGGCTGGCACGACACCGAACTCCAGCTGACCATCACCGAGCGCCACGGCGACAACATCAGCAACGACCGCATCAACGACCCGCGTGTCGGCGGCTTCACCTCCGCCCAGGAAGTCTGGGGCCGAGGCGAAACCTGGCGGCTGACGCAGATGTGGATCAAGCAGAAGTACTTCGATGGTGCGCTGGATGTGAAATTCGGCCGCTTCGGTGAAGGCGAAGACTTCAACAGCTTCCCTTGCGACTTCCAGAACCTGGCCTTCTGCGGCTCGCAGGTGGGCAACTGGGTGGGTGGCATCTGGTACAACTGGCCAGTCAGCCAGTGGGCCCTGCGCGTGCGCTACAACCTTTCCCCAGAGCTGTACGCACAAGTCGGCGTCTTCGAGCAGAACCCTTCCAACCTCGAATCTGGCAATGGTTTCAAGCTCAGCGGCAGCGGCACCCAAGGTGCGGTAATGCCGTTCGAACTGGTATGGACCCCACGTATCCAAGGTTTGAAAGGGGAATATCGTGCCGGCTACTACTACAGTAATGCCAAGGCACAAGATGTTCTCAAGGACAGCAACGGTCAGCCGGCCGCCCTCAGCGGCGCCGCCTACCGCAGCAGCTCGAGCAAGCACGGCTTGTGGATCGGCGCCCAGCAGCAGGTCACCTCGCTGGCGTCCGACCAGTCGCGCGGCTTGAGCGTGTTCGCCAACGCCACGGTGCATGACAAAAAGACCAATGCCATCGACAACTATGTGCAGGCAGGACTGGTATACAAAGGGCCCTTCAATGCCCGCGCCAAGGACGACATCGGTTTCGCCCTGGCCCGCGTGCACGTCAACCCTGCCTATCGCAAGAACGCCCGCCTGGCCAACCAGGCCGCCGGCCTCTACGACTACGACAACCCAGGCTTCCTGCCAGTGCAGGACACCGAGTACAGCGCCGAGCTGTACTACGGCATCCATTTGGCCGACTGGCTCACGGTACGCCCCAACCTGCAGTACATCCGCCACCCGGGCGGGGTGTCGCAGGTCGATGGCGCCCTGATCGGCGGCCTGAAGATCCAGAGCAGTTTCTAACCCCTTTTTTGACCTGACGGAGAACCTACGATGAGCACTGAAGGTGCGAACCAAGGAAGCCGCTGGCTACCGCGCCTGGTTGGCGCGCTGCTGTTGCTGATGGGCCTGGCCCTGCTGGCCGGCGGTATCAAGCTGAGCCAGCTAGGCGGATCACTTTACTACCTGATCGCCGGTATCGGCTTTGCCCTGTCGGGCATCCTGCTGCTGGCCCAACGCCGGATCGCCCTGGGCCTGTATGGCCTGGTGCTGCTGGGGAGCACCGTTTGGGCCCTGCTCGAAGTAGGCCTGGACTGGTGGCAACTGGTGCCGCGGCTGGCCATCTGGTTCGCCATCGGCGTGGTGTTGCTGCTGCCGTGGGCCCGTCGCCCGCTGATCGGCCCGGCCAGCAAAGCCAATACTGCACTGCTCGGCGTCGCAGTGGTCGCTTCGGGCGCTTGCGCGCTGGGCAGCCAGTTCACCCATCCCGGTGAAGTGTTTGGCGAACTGGGCCGCGACAGCAGCGAAATGGCCAGCGCCGCCCCCGCCATGCCCGACGGCGAATGGCAGGCCTATGGCCGTACCGAGCATGGCGACCGCTACTCGCCGCTGCGCCAGATCACCCCGCAGAACGCCTACCGCCTGGAAGAAGCCTGGCGCATTCGCACCGGTGATCTGCCAACCGAAAACGACCCGGTGGAGCTGACCAACCAGAACACCCCGCTCAAGGTCAACGGCATGCTCTACGCCTGCACCGCGCACAGCCGCCTGCTGGCGCTGGACCCGGACACTGGCGCGGAAATCTGGCGCTACGACCCGCAGGTCAAGAGCCCGACCGGCACCTTCAAGGGCTTTGCCCACATGACGTGCCGTGGCGTCTCGTACTATGACGAAAACCGCTACGTCAGCCGCGACGGCAGCCCGGCGCCGAAAATTACCGACGCAGGCCAGGCCGTGGCCCAAGCCTGCCCGCGTCGCCTCTACCTGCCTACCGCGGATGCCCGCCTGATCGCCATCAACGCCGACAACGGCAAGGTCTGCGAAGGCTTCGCCAACCAGGGCGTGATCGACCTCACCACCGGCATTGGCCCGTTCACCGCCGGCGGCTATTACTCCACCTCGCCTGCTGCGATTACCCGTGACCTGGTGATCATCGGTGGCCACGTCACCGATAACGAGTCGACCAATGAGCCGTCCGGGGTGATCCGCGCCTACGATGTGCACGACGGCCACCTGGTGTGGAACTGGGACAGCAACAACCCGGACGACACCAAGCCATTGGCTGCCGGCAAAATGTACAGCCGCAACTCGGCCAACATGTGGTCGATCGCCAGCGTCGACGAAGACCTTGGCATGATCTACCTGCCGCTGGGCAACCAGACCCCGGACCAGTGGGGCGCCGACCGCACCCCAGGCGCCGAGAAGTACAGCGCCGGCGTGGTCGCCCTTGACCTGGCCACCGGCAAGGCACGCTGGAACTACCAGTTCACCCACCACGACCTGTGGGACATGGACGTCGGCAGCCAGCCGACCCTGGTCCACCTGAAAACCGACGATGGCGTGAAACCGGCGATCATCGTACCGACCAAGCAAGGCAGCCTGTACGTGCTCGACCGCCGCGACGGTACGCCAATCGTGCCGATCCGCGAGATCCCCACCCCACAAGGTGCAGTGGAAGGCGACCACACCTCGCCAACCCAGGCCCGCTCCGACCTCAACCTGCTCGGCCCAGAGCTGACCGAACAGGCCATGTGGGGCGCCACGCCTTTCGACCAGATGCTGTGCCGCATCCAGTTCCGCGAGCTGCGCTACGAAGGCCAGTACACCCCGCCATCCGAGCAAGGCTCGTTGGTCTACCCAGGCAATGTCGGTGTATTCAACTGGGGCAGCGTGTCGGTCGACCCGGTGCGCCAGCTGCTGTTCACTTCGCCCAACTACATGGCGTTCGTGTCGAAGATGGTCCCGCGTGAGCAGGTTGCCGAAGGCAGCAAGCGCGAAAGCGAGACCAGCGGCGTGCAGCCGAACACCGGCGCACCGTATGCAGTGACCATGCACCCGTTCATGTCGCCGCTCGGCGTACCGTGCCAGGCACCCGCCTGGGGTTACGTCGCCGCCATCGACCTGTTCACCAACAAGGTGGTGTGGAAACACAAGAACGGCACCACCCGCGACAGCACCCCGCTACCGATCGGCCTGCCGGTTGGCGTGCCGAGCATGGGCGGCTCGATCGTTACCGCCGGTGGCGTCGGCTTCCTTAGCGGCACGCTCGACCAGTACCTGCGCGCCTATGACGTGAACAACGGCAAGGAGTTGTGGAAAGCGCGCCTGCCAGCGGGTGGCCAGGCCACGCCGATGAGCTACACCGGCAAGGACGGCAAGCAGTACGTGCTGGTGACTGCCGGCGGCCATGGCTCGCTGGGCACCAAGATGGGCGATTACATCATCGCTTACAAATTAGCTGAGTAAGCTACACCGCTCCCGCAGGCTCAGCCCTGTGGGAGCGGCCTTGTGTCGCGATTGGGTCGCGCAGCTGCCCCAACGATCTAGAATGCTGGATGGATTCTGGGGCTGCTGCGCAGCCCAATCGCGACACAAGGCTGCGCCCGAACCATTGAAACCCATCCCTCCCCGCCCCATCTAAGCACCATAGTCATTCACGCAGGTGCCCCATGAGCGACC from Pseudomonas putida encodes the following:
- a CDS encoding porin, giving the protein MLQLPKTCYIGLALSALATPASASEMFASDSPWMLGDWDGTRSELLEKGYDFTLGYTGEMGSNLHGGYDHDRTARYSDQFTFGSHLDLDKILGWHDTELQLTITERHGDNISNDRINDPRVGGFTSAQEVWGRGETWRLTQMWIKQKYFDGALDVKFGRFGEGEDFNSFPCDFQNLAFCGSQVGNWVGGIWYNWPVSQWALRVRYNLSPELYAQVGVFEQNPSNLESGNGFKLSGSGTQGAVMPFELVWTPRIQGLKGEYRAGYYYSNAKAQDVLKDSNGQPAALSGAAYRSSSSKHGLWIGAQQQVTSLASDQSRGLSVFANATVHDKKTNAIDNYVQAGLVYKGPFNARAKDDIGFALARVHVNPAYRKNARLANQAAGLYDYDNPGFLPVQDTEYSAELYYGIHLADWLTVRPNLQYIRHPGGVSQVDGALIGGLKIQSSF
- a CDS encoding membrane-bound PQQ-dependent dehydrogenase, glucose/quinate/shikimate family; protein product: MSTEGANQGSRWLPRLVGALLLLMGLALLAGGIKLSQLGGSLYYLIAGIGFALSGILLLAQRRIALGLYGLVLLGSTVWALLEVGLDWWQLVPRLAIWFAIGVVLLLPWARRPLIGPASKANTALLGVAVVASGACALGSQFTHPGEVFGELGRDSSEMASAAPAMPDGEWQAYGRTEHGDRYSPLRQITPQNAYRLEEAWRIRTGDLPTENDPVELTNQNTPLKVNGMLYACTAHSRLLALDPDTGAEIWRYDPQVKSPTGTFKGFAHMTCRGVSYYDENRYVSRDGSPAPKITDAGQAVAQACPRRLYLPTADARLIAINADNGKVCEGFANQGVIDLTTGIGPFTAGGYYSTSPAAITRDLVIIGGHVTDNESTNEPSGVIRAYDVHDGHLVWNWDSNNPDDTKPLAAGKMYSRNSANMWSIASVDEDLGMIYLPLGNQTPDQWGADRTPGAEKYSAGVVALDLATGKARWNYQFTHHDLWDMDVGSQPTLVHLKTDDGVKPAIIVPTKQGSLYVLDRRDGTPIVPIREIPTPQGAVEGDHTSPTQARSDLNLLGPELTEQAMWGATPFDQMLCRIQFRELRYEGQYTPPSEQGSLVYPGNVGVFNWGSVSVDPVRQLLFTSPNYMAFVSKMVPREQVAEGSKRESETSGVQPNTGAPYAVTMHPFMSPLGVPCQAPAWGYVAAIDLFTNKVVWKHKNGTTRDSTPLPIGLPVGVPSMGGSIVTAGGVGFLSGTLDQYLRAYDVNNGKELWKARLPAGGQATPMSYTGKDGKQYVLVTAGGHGSLGTKMGDYIIAYKLAE
- a CDS encoding TonB-dependent receptor — translated: MLYTPLRLSPLAVALWLAASPSQAVELEPQVITANPLGNRQLAAPSTVLEGENLLQQQHGSLGETLNKQPGVASTWFGPGASRPVIRGLDGDRIRILRNGVGALDASSLSYDHAVPLDPVTVDRVEIVRGPAALLYGGNAIGGVVNTFDNRIPDSPIEGIHGAGELRYGGADTTRSSAGKLEAGNGAFALHLDANSRQFNDLRIPGYARSAKVRDADEPGSKHRLENSDGRQDGGAIGGAYHWDHGYAGLSYSGYDSNYGSVAESGVRLDMKQDHYAFASELRDLDGPFSSVKVDAGYTDYEHKEIEEGEVHTTFKNKGYEARIEARHQPLGPVEGIIGAQVSRNEFSALGEEAFVPHTDTDSVALFMLEQWQASERLNLSLGARMEHTRVDPDAKGNENFVDADSASSFNAFSLSSGAVYQLDPIWSLAANLGYTERAPTFYELYANGAHVATGAFEVGDASLNKEKAISADLALRFDNGTHKGSVGVFYNHFRNYIGLIGTGNTREGGHDHDEDDHDHDHDHEGFPEYQYQGVRARFYGIEAQDRWQLAENRYGSFALELSGDYTRAKNLDSGEPLPRIAPLRLNSGLVWELDRWQARVDVQHAASQHRKPANETSTDGYTTLGASVGYRFDVGQSQWLAFVRGENLTDQTVRYASSILRDIAPAPGRSVEVGLRTTF
- a CDS encoding DNA-binding protein VF530 yields the protein MSTAQHNALHGKTLEQILTELVAHYQWPGLAERIDVRCFKSNPTIKSSLTFLRKTPWAREKVEQLYVKLQRQA